The proteins below come from a single Serratia fonticola genomic window:
- a CDS encoding YebC/PmpR family DNA-binding transcriptional regulator, translating into MAGHSKWANTKHRKAAQDSKRGKIFTKIIRELVTAAKLGGGDPGSNPRLRAAIDKALSNNMTRDTLNRAIARGVGGDDDTNMETIIYEGYGPGGTAVMIECLSDNRNRTVAEVRHAFTKCGGNLGTDGSVAYLFTKKGVITYAPGLDEDTVMEAALEAGAEDIQTYDDGAIDVFTAWENLGEVKDALTAAGFEADSAEVSMIPSTKADMDAETAPKLLRLIDMLEDCDDVQEVYHNGEISDEIAVTL; encoded by the coding sequence ATGGCAGGTCATAGTAAATGGGCCAACACCAAACACCGCAAAGCTGCACAAGATTCTAAACGCGGTAAGATTTTCACTAAAATTATCCGTGAGTTGGTGACTGCCGCCAAATTGGGCGGCGGCGATCCGGGTTCGAACCCGCGTCTGCGTGCGGCTATCGATAAAGCGCTGTCCAACAACATGACGCGCGATACCCTGAACCGTGCTATCGCCCGTGGTGTAGGCGGCGATGATGATACCAATATGGAAACCATCATCTATGAAGGTTACGGCCCTGGCGGCACTGCGGTAATGATCGAGTGCCTGAGTGACAACCGTAACCGTACCGTGGCAGAAGTGCGCCATGCCTTCACCAAGTGTGGTGGCAACCTGGGTACCGACGGTTCCGTGGCCTATCTGTTCACCAAAAAAGGCGTGATCACCTATGCACCGGGCCTGGATGAAGACACGGTGATGGAAGCCGCGCTGGAAGCGGGTGCCGAAGACATCCAGACCTATGACGACGGTGCTATTGACGTCTTCACCGCCTGGGAAAATCTGGGTGAAGTGAAAGACGCGTTGACCGCCGCAGGCTTTGAGGCAGACTCGGCCGAGGTTTCCATGATCCCGTCCACCAAAGCGGATATGGATGCGGAAACTGCGCCTAAGTTACTGCGCTTGATCGACATGCTGGAAGACTGTGACGACGTGCAGGAGGTTTACCATAACGGTGAGATCTCCGACGAGATCGCTGTAACGCTGTAA
- a CDS encoding Hok/Gef family protein produces the protein MVVICTTVILLVWLTRSKLCELRIRSGNTEVAAILAYESER, from the coding sequence CTGGTCGTTATCTGTACCACCGTTATTTTGCTGGTATGGCTAACGCGCAGCAAACTTTGTGAGCTGCGTATTCGATCGGGCAACACGGAGGTTGCGGCCATTTTGGCCTACGAATCCGAACGGTAA
- the znuA gene encoding zinc ABC transporter substrate-binding protein ZnuA, producing MVQKNKWLQRTLLAAALVMAGNATAAVVTSIRPLGFIASAIADGVTPTEILLPDGASPHDFALRPSDIQRLRSADLVLWVGPDMEAFLTKSLTQLPANKQLAISELPAVQPLLMKGDDDHDHDHAAEAHSHADGDDGHDHHHGDYNMHVWLSPEVAKVTAIAIHDRLLELMPQKKDKLDANLRQFEDQLAQTDKNLVKMLTPVQGKGYFVFHDAYGYFEKHFGLSPLGHFTVNPEIQPGAQRLHQIRTQLVEQKAVCVFAEPQFRPAVINAVAKGTNVRSGTLDPLGTGIELGKDSYGNFLTALSNQYVSCLK from the coding sequence ATGGTACAGAAAAATAAATGGCTGCAACGCACTCTGCTGGCGGCGGCTTTGGTAATGGCTGGCAATGCGACGGCCGCCGTAGTGACCTCTATACGCCCGCTGGGATTTATCGCCTCCGCAATTGCTGATGGGGTAACGCCTACCGAGATATTACTGCCGGACGGTGCTTCACCTCACGACTTCGCCTTGCGCCCGTCGGACATTCAGCGGCTGCGTAGCGCCGACCTGGTACTGTGGGTAGGGCCAGATATGGAGGCTTTTCTGACCAAATCCCTGACGCAGTTGCCCGCCAATAAGCAGCTTGCGATTAGTGAACTGCCTGCGGTACAGCCGTTATTGATGAAAGGCGATGACGATCATGACCATGATCATGCAGCCGAAGCGCATAGTCATGCGGATGGTGACGATGGACATGACCATCATCACGGTGACTATAATATGCACGTTTGGCTGTCGCCAGAGGTGGCAAAAGTGACCGCGATCGCGATTCACGACAGATTATTGGAACTTATGCCGCAAAAGAAGGACAAATTAGACGCAAACCTGCGCCAGTTCGAGGATCAGCTAGCGCAAACTGATAAAAATCTTGTTAAGATGCTAACGCCTGTGCAAGGTAAGGGATATTTTGTTTTTCATGACGCTTATGGCTACTTTGAAAAACACTTCGGCTTGAGCCCACTGGGTCATTTTACCGTTAATCCCGAAATTCAACCTGGCGCACAGCGTTTACACCAAATTCGAACACAGTTGGTTGAGCAGAAAGCAGTCTGCGTTTTTGCTGAGCCACAATTCAGACCGGCCGTAATTAATGCCGTTGCCAAGGGTACCAATGTGCGTTCTGGAACGTTGGACCCGCTGGGCACCGGCATCGAACTGGGGAAAGACAGCTACGGGAACTTCCTGACAGCGCTGTCCAACCAGTACGTGAGCTGCCTGAAGTAA
- the ruvA gene encoding Holliday junction branch migration protein RuvA, whose product MIGRLRGIILEKQPPLVLLETNGVGYEVHMPMTCFYELPELGQEAIVFTQFVVREDAQLLYGFNDKQERALFRELIKVNGVGPKLALAILSGMSAQQFVSAVEREEITTLIKLPGVGKKTAERLVVEMKDRFKGLNGDLFNNSSEIPLPASAAKAAEMDIEAEAASALVALGYKPQEASRMVSKVAKPGADCEALIREALRAAL is encoded by the coding sequence ATGATAGGTCGTCTCAGAGGAATTATTCTGGAAAAGCAGCCACCGCTGGTGTTACTTGAAACCAATGGCGTCGGGTATGAAGTGCATATGCCGATGACCTGCTTTTACGAGCTGCCGGAGCTGGGGCAAGAGGCTATCGTGTTTACCCAATTCGTGGTGCGTGAAGATGCACAGCTGCTGTATGGGTTCAATGATAAGCAAGAGCGAGCGCTGTTCCGTGAGCTGATTAAAGTGAACGGCGTAGGGCCAAAACTGGCGTTGGCGATCCTTTCAGGCATGTCTGCCCAGCAGTTTGTCAGCGCGGTAGAACGTGAAGAGATTACTACGTTGATCAAATTACCAGGCGTGGGCAAGAAAACCGCCGAGCGTCTGGTCGTCGAAATGAAAGACCGCTTCAAAGGCCTGAACGGCGATCTGTTCAACAACAGCAGCGAAATCCCTCTGCCGGCCAGTGCGGCCAAAGCGGCGGAGATGGATATTGAAGCCGAAGCGGCCTCTGCGCTGGTGGCCTTGGGCTATAAGCCGCAGGAAGCCAGCCGGATGGTCAGCAAGGTTGCCAAGCCGGGTGCGGATTGCGAGGCATTAATCCGCGAAGCATTACGTGCCGCACTGTAG
- the mepM gene encoding murein DD-endopeptidase MepM, with protein MQKIVRTITLAYNNLPRPHRVMLGSLTVVTLAVAVWRPSVYHPEHNPIVKSVELEANQLRALQPEASEPIDADQPTPDDDIPEDELDQKVAGEEGVHEYVVSTGDTLGSILTQYGIEMSDVSLLASQNRDLRNLKIGQQLSWTLTEDGDLKRLTWEVSRRETRTYDRVGNSFKETKETQKGEWRNSVLTGKLNGSFVSSASAAGLSRAEINAVIKALQWQLDFRKLRKGDQFAVLMSREEFDGKSEQSQLLGVRMRSSGKDYFAIRADDGKFYDRQGSGLARGFMRFPTMKQFRISSNFNPRRVNPVTGRIAPHKGVDFAMPVGTPVLAVGDGEVVIAKRSGAAGNYVAIRHGRQYTTRYMHLKKLLVKPGQKVKRGDRIALSGNTGRSTGPHLHYEMWTNQQAVNPLTAKLPRSEGLMGKDRSDYLAQVKEVVPQLQLD; from the coding sequence GTGCAGAAGATAGTCCGAACTATCACTCTGGCGTATAACAACCTGCCTCGGCCCCATCGCGTAATGCTAGGGTCGTTGACAGTCGTTACGTTGGCCGTCGCTGTTTGGCGGCCTTCCGTTTATCACCCAGAACATAACCCTATTGTTAAAAGCGTCGAGTTGGAAGCCAACCAGTTAAGGGCATTGCAGCCCGAAGCCAGTGAACCTATTGATGCCGACCAACCTACCCCCGATGATGACATCCCTGAGGATGAGCTGGACCAGAAGGTCGCCGGAGAGGAAGGTGTGCATGAATATGTGGTTTCTACCGGTGACACGCTCGGCAGTATTCTGACCCAGTACGGCATCGAAATGTCGGATGTTTCGCTGCTGGCTTCGCAGAACCGCGATTTGCGTAACCTGAAAATTGGCCAGCAACTCTCCTGGACACTTACCGAAGATGGCGATCTTAAGCGCCTGACCTGGGAGGTTTCACGCCGTGAAACCCGCACCTATGATCGTGTGGGCAACTCCTTTAAAGAAACCAAGGAAACCCAGAAGGGTGAATGGCGCAACAGTGTACTGACCGGCAAGCTGAATGGCAGCTTTGTCAGCAGCGCCTCGGCGGCTGGCCTGAGCCGTGCCGAGATCAATGCGGTGATCAAAGCCCTGCAATGGCAGCTTGATTTTCGCAAGCTGCGCAAAGGCGATCAGTTCGCGGTGTTGATGTCGCGCGAAGAGTTTGACGGCAAGAGCGAGCAAAGCCAACTGTTGGGCGTACGTATGCGCAGCAGCGGCAAAGACTACTTCGCCATCCGCGCCGATGACGGCAAGTTCTACGATCGTCAGGGTTCCGGGCTGGCACGTGGCTTTATGCGTTTCCCGACCATGAAGCAGTTCCGTATTTCTTCCAACTTTAATCCACGCCGCGTAAATCCGGTGACCGGGCGCATTGCACCGCATAAAGGCGTCGACTTTGCCATGCCGGTCGGCACGCCAGTGTTGGCGGTGGGTGACGGTGAAGTGGTGATCGCCAAGCGCAGTGGCGCGGCAGGTAACTATGTGGCGATCCGCCATGGCCGCCAATACACCACGCGCTATATGCACTTGAAAAAGCTGTTGGTCAAGCCAGGGCAGAAGGTGAAACGTGGCGATCGCATTGCGCTTTCCGGTAACACCGGCCGCTCTACCGGCCCACATTTGCATTATGAAATGTGGACTAACCAGCAAGCGGTAAACCCATTGACGGCTAAGTTGCCTCGCTCTGAAGGGCTGATGGGGAAAGATCGTAGCGATTACCTGGCACAGGTGAAGGAAGTGGTGCCACAGCTGCAGCTGGATTAA
- the ruvB gene encoding Holliday junction branch migration DNA helicase RuvB, translating to MIEADRLISAEPFNEEEVLDRAIRPKLLTEYVGQPHVREQMEIFIQAAKQRGDALDHLLIFGPPGLGKTTLANIVANEMGVNLRTTSGPVLEKAGDLAAMLTNLEPHDVLFIDEIHRLSPVVEEILYPAMEDYQLDIMIGEGPAARSIKLDLPPFTLVGATTRAGSLTSPLRDRFGIVQRLEFYQVADLEHIVSRSANCLGLDLSTDGAHEVARRARGTPRIANRLLRRVRDFAEVRANGVINGEVAMQALDMLNVDAEGFDYMDRKLLLAIIDKFTGGPVGLDNLAAAIGEERETIEDVIEPFLIQQGFIQRTPRGRMATNHAYKHFGIEREEK from the coding sequence ATGATTGAAGCCGACCGCCTGATCTCTGCCGAGCCGTTCAATGAAGAAGAGGTGCTGGATCGTGCGATCCGCCCCAAGCTGCTGACGGAGTATGTTGGCCAGCCGCACGTGCGTGAGCAGATGGAAATCTTTATTCAGGCTGCCAAACAGCGCGGCGATGCACTGGACCATCTGTTGATTTTCGGGCCGCCTGGGCTGGGTAAAACCACCTTGGCCAACATCGTGGCCAATGAGATGGGCGTTAACCTACGTACCACTTCTGGTCCTGTGCTGGAAAAGGCTGGGGATTTGGCGGCAATGCTGACCAACCTGGAGCCCCATGACGTCCTGTTTATCGACGAAATCCACCGTCTTTCACCGGTGGTGGAAGAGATCCTGTATCCAGCGATGGAAGACTATCAGCTGGATATCATGATCGGTGAAGGTCCGGCGGCACGTTCGATCAAGCTCGACTTGCCACCGTTCACTCTGGTTGGGGCAACCACCCGTGCTGGCTCCTTGACCTCCCCGTTACGCGATCGTTTCGGTATTGTGCAGCGTCTGGAGTTCTATCAGGTGGCCGATCTGGAACATATCGTTTCCCGCAGTGCCAACTGCCTGGGTCTTGATCTGTCTACCGATGGGGCGCATGAAGTGGCACGTCGCGCCCGCGGTACGCCACGTATTGCCAACCGCCTGCTGCGCCGCGTGCGCGACTTTGCCGAAGTACGTGCCAACGGGGTGATCAATGGCGAAGTGGCCATGCAGGCGTTGGATATGCTGAACGTCGATGCGGAAGGTTTCGACTATATGGACCGCAAGCTGTTGCTGGCGATCATCGACAAATTTACCGGTGGCCCGGTGGGGTTGGATAACCTGGCGGCGGCGATCGGTGAAGAGCGTGAAACGATAGAAGACGTGATCGAACCCTTCCTGATCCAACAAGGGTTTATTCAGCGAACTCCGCGTGGGCGAATGGCGACCAATCATGCCTATAAGCACTTTGGTATCGAGCGGGAAGAGAAGTAG
- a CDS encoding leucine-rich repeat domain-containing protein, translating to MLHQHHRQHTQDSLDLDNQQLDSLNEASLSGTSLQKISLYNNCLPRFPEKIFHHRKLKVLNISCNQIAELPREIGLLSQLQMFDFGHNQAASIPAEIGELRELKYLYLSDNGFSQLPDSLRQLQALCYLNLTDNQLVELPSALCAMAALQELRLYNNAITALPSEIGLLGQLRELHLMKNRLTTLPNEIVQLSELQVMDLENNAIAYLPDQFCQLPKLSTLNLRFNQLSRLPDDFGALSSLVSLDLRANRLSELPTSMAQMKNLRRLDLRWNDFDHYPAVLETLIQQGCMVHC from the coding sequence ATGCTACACCAGCATCATCGGCAACATACTCAGGATTCGCTGGACCTAGATAACCAGCAACTGGACAGCCTGAACGAAGCAAGCTTGAGCGGCACCTCCCTGCAAAAAATCAGCCTGTACAATAATTGCCTGCCCCGCTTCCCCGAGAAGATTTTTCACCATCGTAAGCTGAAAGTACTCAATATCTCCTGCAACCAGATCGCCGAACTGCCAAGGGAAATCGGCTTGCTAAGCCAGTTGCAGATGTTCGATTTTGGCCACAACCAAGCAGCATCAATTCCTGCCGAAATCGGGGAATTGCGTGAATTAAAGTATCTGTATTTAAGTGATAACGGCTTCAGCCAGCTACCCGATTCACTTCGTCAGTTGCAGGCGTTGTGTTATCTGAATCTGACGGATAATCAGCTAGTAGAACTCCCCTCAGCGCTTTGCGCCATGGCGGCGCTACAAGAGTTGCGTCTCTACAATAACGCCATCACCGCATTACCCTCCGAGATCGGTTTGTTAGGCCAGTTGCGTGAATTACACCTGATGAAAAACCGTCTCACAACCCTGCCCAATGAGATCGTTCAACTGTCAGAGTTACAGGTGATGGATTTGGAAAACAACGCCATTGCGTACTTACCCGATCAATTCTGCCAATTGCCCAAGCTGAGCACCCTCAATCTACGTTTCAACCAGTTATCCCGGCTGCCTGATGACTTTGGGGCATTGAGTTCACTGGTTTCATTGGACTTACGTGCAAACCGATTAAGTGAATTACCGACAAGCATGGCGCAAATGAAAAACCTACGGCGACTGGACCTGCGTTGGAATGACTTCGACCATTATCCAGCGGTGCTTGAAACGCTAATCCAGCAGGGCTGTATGGTTCATTGCTAA
- the znuC gene encoding zinc ABC transporter ATP-binding protein ZnuC, translating into MSTLATLKNISVSFGTRRVLTNISLNLQPGRILTLLGPNGAGKSTLVRVVLGLIAPTEGTLERLPGLRIGYVPQKLHLDATLPLTVNRFMRLKPGVKKADILPALKRVHAAHLLDQPMQKLSGGENQRVLLARALLNQPQLLVLDEPTQGVDVNGQLALYDLIDQLRKELGCAVLMVSHDLHLVMAKTDDVLCLNQHICCSGTPEVVSMHPEFIAMFGNRGAEQLAIYRHHHNHRHDLQGRIVLKKTGGREA; encoded by the coding sequence ATGTCTACACTGGCAACGCTAAAAAATATCTCTGTTTCTTTTGGTACCCGGCGGGTACTGACAAATATCTCTCTCAACCTGCAACCGGGTCGTATTCTGACGCTCCTCGGGCCTAACGGGGCTGGCAAGTCAACGCTGGTTCGTGTGGTGCTAGGCCTGATTGCCCCTACTGAAGGTACGCTGGAACGCCTGCCAGGGTTGCGCATTGGCTATGTGCCGCAAAAGCTGCATCTCGATGCCACCCTGCCCTTGACCGTCAACCGCTTTATGCGGCTCAAGCCTGGGGTGAAAAAGGCAGACATCCTGCCCGCGCTCAAACGCGTACATGCTGCGCACCTGTTGGATCAGCCCATGCAAAAGCTGTCCGGCGGCGAAAACCAACGGGTGTTACTGGCGCGAGCGCTGTTGAATCAACCGCAGTTGCTGGTACTGGATGAGCCCACGCAAGGGGTAGACGTTAATGGCCAGTTGGCGTTATACGACTTGATCGACCAATTACGCAAAGAGCTGGGCTGCGCGGTACTGATGGTTTCCCATGACCTGCATCTGGTGATGGCCAAAACCGACGACGTCCTGTGCCTGAATCAACATATCTGCTGTTCCGGCACGCCAGAAGTGGTGTCAATGCACCCGGAGTTTATCGCCATGTTCGGTAACCGGGGCGCTGAGCAGTTGGCGATCTATCGCCATCACCATAATCACCGTCACGACCTGCAAGGCAGAATTGTGCTGAAAAAAACCGGGGGCCGTGAGGCATGA
- the znuB gene encoding zinc ABC transporter permease subunit ZnuB, with translation MIELLLPGWLAGVLLAAAAGPLGSFVVWRRMSYFGDTLAHASLLGVAFGLLLDVNPFYAVIAVTLLLALVLVWLERRPQLSIDTLLGIMAHSALSLGLVVVALMSNVRVDLMAYLFGDLLSVTISDIWMIGAGVVIVLLVLWWQWRDLLSMTISPEMAHVDGVNLPRARTILMLVTALTIGLSMKFVGALIITSLLIIPAATARRFARTPEQMAGYAVLIGIIAVTGGLTFSAFYDTPAGPSVVLSAAVLFVLSLSKKQQA, from the coding sequence ATGATTGAACTGTTATTGCCCGGCTGGCTGGCCGGTGTGCTGTTGGCTGCGGCGGCGGGCCCGCTGGGTTCATTTGTGGTCTGGCGCCGGATGTCTTACTTTGGCGATACGCTGGCACATGCTTCGTTGCTTGGCGTGGCCTTCGGCTTATTGCTGGACGTGAATCCGTTTTATGCAGTGATTGCCGTTACGCTGCTGTTGGCCTTGGTGCTGGTTTGGCTGGAGCGCCGTCCACAGTTGTCGATCGATACGCTGCTCGGCATTATGGCGCATAGTGCGCTATCACTGGGTCTGGTGGTGGTCGCACTGATGTCCAACGTGCGCGTAGATCTGATGGCTTATCTGTTTGGGGATTTGCTGTCGGTGACGATCAGCGATATCTGGATGATCGGTGCTGGCGTGGTGATTGTGCTGTTGGTGCTCTGGTGGCAATGGCGCGATCTGCTGTCGATGACCATCAGCCCGGAGATGGCGCATGTCGATGGCGTTAACCTGCCCCGCGCACGTACCATTTTGATGCTGGTGACCGCCTTGACCATCGGGCTGTCCATGAAGTTTGTTGGCGCGCTGATTATTACGTCGCTACTGATTATCCCGGCGGCAACCGCACGGCGTTTTGCCCGCACTCCTGAACAAATGGCCGGTTATGCGGTATTGATAGGGATAATTGCGGTCACCGGCGGGCTAACCTTCTCAGCGTTCTACGATACGCCAGCTGGGCCTTCGGTAGTGTTAAGCGCTGCGGTGCTGTTTGTACTGAGCCTGTCGAAAAAGCAGCAGGCTTGA
- the ruvC gene encoding crossover junction endodeoxyribonuclease RuvC: protein MAIILGIDPGSRVTGYGLIRQQGRQLTYVASGCIRTVVDDMPTRLKLIYAGVSEIITQFQPDFFAIEQVFMAKNPDSALKLGQARGVAIVAAVNQNLEVFEYAARQVKQTVVGTGAAEKSQVQHMVRSLLKLSANPQADAADALAIAITHCHLSQNVLRMSEGRLNLARGRLR, encoded by the coding sequence ATGGCGATCATACTGGGTATCGATCCCGGCTCGCGCGTCACCGGCTATGGCCTGATCCGCCAGCAGGGCCGCCAACTGACCTATGTTGCCAGCGGTTGTATTCGTACCGTGGTGGATGATATGCCAACGCGCCTGAAGCTGATTTATGCCGGCGTGAGCGAAATCATCACCCAGTTTCAACCGGACTTCTTCGCCATCGAACAGGTGTTTATGGCCAAGAACCCGGACTCGGCGCTGAAGCTGGGGCAGGCGCGGGGGGTGGCGATCGTTGCCGCCGTCAATCAAAACCTGGAAGTGTTTGAGTACGCGGCGCGTCAGGTGAAACAGACGGTGGTCGGTACCGGTGCGGCGGAAAAGTCTCAGGTGCAGCATATGGTTCGCTCACTGCTGAAGCTGTCTGCCAATCCACAGGCGGATGCCGCGGATGCGTTGGCTATCGCCATTACTCACTGCCATCTCAGCCAGAACGTGCTGCGTATGAGTGAAGGGCGGTTGAATTTGGCGCGCGGGCGTTTGCGTTAG
- a CDS encoding Hok/Gef family protein — protein sequence MLNKGNTVKLVVICTTVILLVWLTRSKLCELRIRSGNTEVAAILAYESER from the coding sequence ATGTTGAATAAAGGAAACACCGTCAAACTGGTCGTTATCTGTACCACCGTTATCTTGCTGGTATGGCTAACGCGCAGCAAACTTTGTGAGCTGCGTATTCGATCGGGCAACACGGAGGTTGCGGCCATTTTGGCCTACGAATCCGAACGGTAA
- the lpxM gene encoding lauroyl-Kdo(2)-lipid IV(A) myristoyltransferase (LpxM is lauroyl-Kdo(2)-lipid IV(A) myristoyltransferase, an enzyme characterized in Escherichia coli and involved in biosynthesis of the form of lipid A found in that species and some closely related species.), with the protein MQNEKKSNVEFIPQFDKAFYHPRYWGVWLGTGLMAGISLVPARMRDPLLGAIGKLAGKVAKGARRRARINLLYCMPELPEQQREQIIDEMFATAPQSMILMAELACTKPEKVLKRVRWHGEDVLDKIREEGRNVIFLVPHGWAVDVPAMLMAARGQPMAAMFHNQSNPLVDYLWNSVRRKFGGRMHARNDGIKPFISSVRHGYWGYYLPDQDHGAEHSEFVDFFATYKATLPAVGRLMKVCKAAIVPLFPVYDGKTSMLDIYIREPMDDLAEADDLRIARRMNEEVENLVGPNPEQYTWILKLLKTRKEGEIEPYSRDDLYR; encoded by the coding sequence ATGCAAAACGAGAAGAAATCGAACGTAGAGTTCATTCCACAATTTGATAAAGCCTTCTATCATCCGCGCTACTGGGGCGTTTGGTTGGGAACCGGGCTGATGGCCGGTATTTCTCTGGTCCCTGCTCGAATGCGAGATCCATTACTGGGTGCGATTGGTAAACTGGCTGGCAAGGTTGCGAAAGGGGCACGACGCCGCGCCCGTATCAATCTGCTCTATTGCATGCCGGAACTGCCGGAACAGCAACGCGAACAAATTATCGATGAGATGTTTGCCACCGCACCGCAATCGATGATCCTGATGGCGGAACTGGCCTGTACCAAACCGGAGAAAGTACTCAAGCGCGTACGTTGGCACGGTGAAGACGTGCTGGATAAAATCCGTGAGGAAGGCCGCAACGTGATTTTCCTGGTGCCGCACGGCTGGGCCGTCGATGTGCCAGCGATGCTGATGGCTGCGCGCGGGCAACCCATGGCAGCGATGTTCCATAACCAGAGCAACCCACTGGTCGACTATCTGTGGAATAGCGTGCGCCGCAAGTTTGGTGGCCGTATGCACGCCCGCAACGATGGCATCAAGCCTTTTATCAGTTCGGTGCGCCATGGTTATTGGGGCTATTATCTGCCTGACCAGGATCACGGTGCCGAGCACAGTGAATTCGTGGATTTCTTTGCGACCTATAAAGCCACATTGCCTGCGGTCGGCCGCTTGATGAAAGTCTGCAAAGCGGCGATCGTGCCGCTATTCCCGGTTTATGACGGTAAAACCAGCATGCTGGACATTTATATCCGTGAGCCGATGGATGATCTGGCCGAAGCCGACGACCTTCGCATTGCGCGCCGCATGAACGAAGAGGTGGAAAACCTGGTGGGTCCTAATCCGGAACAATATACCTGGATTTTGAAGCTGCTGAAAACACGCAAAGAAGGTGAGATTGAACCTTACTCGCGGGACGATTTATATCGTTAA